One genomic window of Candidatus Pseudobacter hemicellulosilyticus includes the following:
- a CDS encoding response regulator produces the protein MIRILIIEDEIIIARFIEKQVKQSFDCTVNLAITVSDARNKMEQFRPHLVLCDVNLKENISGIDLVISLKQHYDFEVIYITSYHHSSYVDKAASTNPANYLVKPIDETQLQVGLQLVMHKLKKAQAAAASTGASSLKQLLSPYELSIVRMIGQKKTTQEIAQAMHASPYTIKNKRHAICRKLDLPDKNNALLEWALHHRTDLERLS, from the coding sequence ATGATAAGAATTTTGATCATAGAAGATGAGATCATCATTGCCCGCTTCATCGAAAAACAGGTGAAGCAATCTTTTGACTGTACCGTTAACCTGGCAATAACGGTGTCGGATGCACGTAATAAGATGGAACAGTTCCGGCCACACCTGGTACTCTGTGATGTCAACCTGAAAGAAAATATCTCCGGGATCGACCTGGTTATCTCCCTGAAGCAGCATTATGATTTTGAAGTGATCTACATCACTTCCTATCACCATTCCTCCTATGTAGATAAGGCGGCCAGCACCAACCCGGCCAATTACCTGGTGAAACCGATTGATGAAACCCAGTTACAGGTGGGCCTGCAGCTGGTGATGCACAAGCTGAAAAAAGCACAGGCTGCCGCCGCCTCCACCGGCGCCAGCAGCCTGAAACAGTTGCTGAGTCCCTATGAGCTGAGTATTGTCCGGATGATAGGACAGAAAAAGACTACCCAGGAAATAGCCCAGGCCATGCATGCCAGTCCTTATACCATCAAGAACAAAAGGCATGCTATCTGCCGGAAACTGGATCTTCCTGATAAGAACAATGCTTTACTGGAATGGGCGCTGCACCATCGGACCGATCTGGAACGATTGAGTTAA
- a CDS encoding alpha-galactosidase: MKHRLIRFAFLATSFLGGQWLTAQTVTIPVETANQALVLQTNAAKQVGIIYMGPKLADQQSYQQAPGAYRQAVEYTGVNNSAYTPSGSRNLFEPAITVVHADGNTSLDLQYVKHENKRIDDNVNLLSVSLKDPVYPFEVTLFYKTFSKEDITEQWAEIKHNEKGNVILKKFASANLYLKANSYWLKQYHGDWAMEMQPDEQKLTHGIKTLDSKLGSRTNLFQPPIFMVSLDKPATEDEGTVLYGSLEWSGNFRIDLELDNLDNLRILAGINNHASEYSLKAGETFTTPAFLYLLSDKGKGDASRKLQNWARQYKLLDGKGNRLTLLNNWEATYFDFNESKLKELLKDTRKLGVDLFLLDDGWFANKYPRNGDNAGLGDWQANKTKLPNGIASLVKEAKNNEVKFGIWIEPEMVNPKSELYEKHPDWVVKQPKREEYYFRNQLVLDLSNPKVQDFVFGVVDELFTTNPELAYIKWDCNAVIYNAYSAYLGANQSQFYIKYVQGLYSVLEKIRKKYPTVPMMLCSGGGGRVDYGALQYFTEFWPSDNTDPMERIFLQWEYSFFYPAISSSNHVTDWGKQPIKFRTDVALMGKPGFDIVVSHLNEKDLQFCQQAIKNFNSFKSVIWQGDQYRLQSPWNNDVAAVGYIDGSKNKGILFNYLVNNRYGAGSKLPIRLKGLDPQKKYTLKEINLYPGEQSSINNDKVYTGEFLMKVGYNPDVRQGRNSVVIELSAVN, from the coding sequence ATGAAACACCGTTTGATTCGTTTTGCCTTCCTGGCAACCAGCTTCCTGGGAGGACAATGGTTGACCGCACAGACTGTAACGATCCCCGTGGAGACAGCCAACCAGGCCCTTGTATTACAGACCAATGCCGCCAAGCAGGTTGGTATTATTTATATGGGCCCCAAACTGGCCGATCAGCAAAGCTACCAGCAGGCGCCCGGCGCTTACCGCCAGGCAGTAGAATACACAGGCGTGAACAATTCCGCCTACACGCCTTCCGGCTCCCGCAACCTGTTTGAGCCCGCCATCACCGTGGTGCATGCCGATGGTAATACCTCGCTGGACCTGCAATATGTAAAACACGAGAATAAACGTATTGACGATAATGTGAACCTGCTCAGCGTTTCACTGAAAGATCCCGTGTATCCCTTTGAAGTGACCCTGTTCTACAAGACCTTCAGCAAGGAAGATATCACTGAACAATGGGCCGAGATCAAACACAATGAGAAGGGCAATGTGATCCTGAAGAAATTCGCTTCCGCCAATCTCTACCTCAAAGCCAACAGCTACTGGCTCAAACAATACCATGGCGACTGGGCCATGGAAATGCAGCCCGACGAGCAGAAGCTCACCCACGGCATCAAGACCCTCGACTCCAAACTGGGCAGCCGCACCAACCTGTTCCAGCCGCCCATCTTCATGGTCTCACTGGACAAACCTGCTACCGAAGACGAGGGCACAGTATTATACGGTTCGCTGGAGTGGAGCGGCAATTTCCGCATAGACCTGGAGCTGGATAACCTGGACAACCTGCGCATCCTGGCAGGCATCAACAACCACGCTTCCGAGTACTCTCTGAAAGCCGGTGAAACCTTTACCACCCCGGCATTCCTGTACCTGCTGTCGGACAAAGGCAAAGGGGATGCCAGTCGCAAGCTGCAGAACTGGGCCCGCCAGTACAAGCTGCTGGACGGGAAAGGCAATCGCCTCACCCTGCTCAACAACTGGGAAGCCACCTATTTTGATTTCAATGAAAGCAAGCTCAAAGAGTTGCTGAAGGATACCCGCAAACTGGGTGTTGATCTCTTTCTGCTGGATGATGGCTGGTTCGCCAATAAATATCCCCGTAATGGTGATAATGCCGGGCTGGGCGACTGGCAGGCCAACAAGACCAAGCTGCCCAATGGCATCGCTTCCCTGGTAAAAGAGGCTAAGAACAATGAAGTGAAATTTGGTATCTGGATAGAACCGGAAATGGTGAACCCCAAAAGTGAGCTATACGAGAAACACCCGGACTGGGTAGTGAAACAACCTAAACGCGAAGAATATTATTTCCGCAACCAGCTGGTGCTGGATCTGAGCAATCCCAAAGTGCAGGACTTTGTATTTGGTGTGGTAGATGAACTGTTCACTACTAATCCTGAGCTGGCTTATATTAAATGGGATTGTAATGCCGTCATCTATAATGCGTATTCAGCTTACCTGGGCGCCAACCAGTCCCAGTTCTATATTAAATATGTACAGGGACTGTATTCCGTGCTGGAAAAGATCCGTAAGAAATATCCCACTGTGCCCATGATGCTCTGTTCCGGTGGTGGTGGCCGTGTAGACTATGGTGCGCTGCAGTATTTTACCGAGTTCTGGCCCAGCGATAACACGGATCCCATGGAAAGGATCTTTCTGCAATGGGAATATTCTTTCTTCTACCCGGCAATCAGTTCTTCCAACCACGTGACCGACTGGGGCAAGCAGCCCATCAAGTTCAGGACTGATGTAGCCCTCATGGGTAAGCCCGGTTTTGATATTGTGGTCAGTCATCTCAATGAAAAGGATCTTCAATTCTGCCAGCAAGCCATCAAAAATTTTAATAGCTTTAAGTCCGTTATCTGGCAGGGTGATCAGTATCGGCTGCAATCGCCCTGGAACAATGATGTTGCTGCGGTGGGTTATATAGATGGATCAAAGAACAAAGGCATTCTTTTCAATTACCTGGTAAATAACCGGTATGGCGCCGGCAGCAAGCTGCCCATCCGCCTGAAAGGCCTGGATCCTCAGAAAAAATATACGCTGAAAGAGATCAACCTGTATCCCGGAGAGCAAAGCAGCATCAATAATGATAAAGTATATACCGGTGAGTTCCTGATGAAAGTAGGATACAACCCGGATGTAAGGCAGGGCAGGAACAGTGTGGTCATTGAGCTTAGCGCCGTAAACTAA
- a CDS encoding DUF4884 domain-containing protein produces MKLIIPLSLLCGLTSCISNSRPLQIGPSQNNQTYTVEYLFTHDGCKVYRFYDRGNYVYFTNCNGEAIAYDDSVVVSNRTIHH; encoded by the coding sequence ATGAAACTAATTATACCCTTATCGCTTCTCTGCGGGTTAACCAGCTGTATCTCCAACAGCCGCCCGCTGCAAATAGGACCTTCGCAGAATAACCAGACCTATACCGTGGAATACCTCTTCACGCATGATGGCTGTAAAGTGTATCGGTTTTATGACAGAGGCAACTATGTGTACTTCACCAACTGCAACGGAGAGGCTATTGCCTATGATGACAGCGTGGTGGTCAGTAACAGGACTATACACCACTGA
- a CDS encoding 7TM diverse intracellular signaling domain-containing protein: protein MFSVQPWSKTGLILLLLLCWSELFADTLYVSGKTPQPLLPFMELAETADSTASWQSMKMQPALFHAPGVQPLQEPDNYFWLRIPLVRLPQAGPEQLVSFSQLTFVDYYLCAGDSLLQSGKLGKFRPRAQWQNADNRFRFRLQLPVNTPLTLWIRVHHTKQYVPRFDFTISDRLLADKQLLKRQRIEFLLMGGMAVLFLYALLSFLVSRFRPYAWLMLFIGAMGLYTISMSGYFIDWFFPQSPATGWLFNIHLGHAGLVGMLLLILDFWQLKQRSKRFYQLISWLLGTLLLTSVVSWCLNYFWSNYNLMNTLNLLLCLPIIALLLVMIVRLWKRLDKAQLFLAYGILLFTVGGLVITICGFSLKEGSIALLPYVYTTNIILVALFFSTGLKEKLRMVDLDRKQALVLAEKNERITVLFNEVNHRVKNNLQMLYSLGDMQLPHVTDGVARAFLEDNLARIKTMMVVNRQLFQSEEVSGTGVLQLTRDLCHSIGAIYDPRRQVEVQVSGEQEAYLPAGHVLPFGLILTELLTNSYKHAFADKSLPGIQIAVAVENDHSLLSLTYADNGVGMISELHNQYSLGLELLRDLAYQLQAWLNMTGNNGFRCQLNIPLNNSESTK, encoded by the coding sequence ATGTTTTCTGTACAACCCTGGTCCAAAACTGGCTTGATCCTGCTGTTGTTGCTCTGTTGGTCGGAATTGTTTGCCGATACCCTCTATGTCTCGGGGAAGACGCCGCAGCCCCTGCTCCCCTTTATGGAGCTGGCCGAAACGGCCGACAGTACTGCTTCCTGGCAGTCCATGAAAATGCAGCCAGCTCTTTTCCACGCACCCGGTGTACAGCCTTTACAGGAACCCGATAACTATTTCTGGTTGCGCATTCCCCTGGTCCGACTGCCGCAGGCAGGACCGGAGCAGCTGGTCAGTTTTTCGCAACTCACCTTTGTAGACTATTACCTCTGTGCCGGCGACTCCCTGCTGCAATCGGGGAAACTGGGTAAATTCAGGCCCAGGGCCCAATGGCAGAATGCCGATAACCGCTTTCGCTTCCGCCTGCAGCTGCCCGTCAATACCCCGCTTACACTGTGGATCAGGGTTCACCATACCAAACAATATGTACCACGCTTTGATTTCACCATAAGCGATCGCCTGCTGGCCGACAAACAACTGCTCAAGAGACAAAGGATCGAATTCCTGCTCATGGGCGGTATGGCCGTTCTATTTTTGTATGCCCTGCTTTCCTTCCTGGTCAGCAGGTTCAGACCCTACGCATGGCTTATGCTGTTCATTGGCGCCATGGGACTCTATACCATCAGTATGAGCGGGTATTTTATCGACTGGTTCTTTCCACAATCCCCCGCAACAGGCTGGCTCTTCAATATTCACCTGGGCCATGCCGGGCTGGTAGGCATGCTGCTGCTTATACTCGACTTCTGGCAGCTGAAGCAAAGATCAAAACGTTTCTACCAGCTGATCAGCTGGCTCCTGGGCACCCTGCTGCTAACCTCGGTGGTCAGCTGGTGCCTGAATTATTTCTGGAGCAACTATAACCTGATGAACACCCTCAACCTGCTGCTCTGTTTGCCCATCATAGCTCTGTTACTGGTCATGATCGTTCGGCTCTGGAAGCGGCTGGATAAAGCGCAGCTATTCCTGGCCTACGGGATATTGCTGTTCACGGTGGGCGGGCTGGTCATCACCATCTGTGGCTTCAGCCTGAAGGAAGGTTCTATCGCCCTGCTGCCTTATGTGTATACCACTAATATTATACTGGTAGCCCTGTTCTTCTCTACCGGCCTGAAGGAAAAACTCCGGATGGTAGACCTGGACCGGAAGCAGGCCCTGGTGCTGGCCGAAAAAAATGAGCGGATCACGGTCCTTTTCAATGAGGTCAATCACCGCGTAAAAAATAACCTGCAGATGCTGTACAGCCTGGGCGATATGCAGCTGCCCCATGTAACAGATGGCGTAGCACGCGCCTTCCTGGAGGATAACCTGGCCCGGATCAAGACCATGATGGTAGTTAACAGGCAGCTGTTCCAGTCGGAGGAAGTATCCGGCACGGGTGTACTGCAACTCACCCGTGACCTCTGTCACTCTATCGGCGCTATCTACGATCCCCGCCGGCAGGTAGAGGTCCAGGTCAGCGGGGAGCAGGAAGCTTACCTGCCTGCCGGCCATGTCCTGCCTTTCGGACTGATACTCACAGAGCTGCTGACCAACTCCTATAAGCATGCTTTTGCTGATAAATCGCTGCCGGGCATACAAATTGCAGTAGCGGTGGAGAATGATCATTCCCTGCTTAGCCTGACCTACGCGGACAATGGGGTGGGAATGATCAGCGAGCTCCACAATCAATACTCCCTGGGACTTGAGCTGTTGCGAGATCTGGCGTACCAGTTGCAGGCCTGGCTAAACATGACGGGGAATAACGGCTTCCGCTGTCAACTGAATATCCCTTTAAATAACAGTGAATCGACCAAATAA
- a CDS encoding sialate O-acetylesterase: MKRLFMLAAACCLAIMTQAKIVLPSVFSDNMVLQQKSTVKIWGKSEAGKTVTVTTSWNQQTATATVDNEGKWQLTVSTPSFGGPYEIVLTDGEPLTLKNILIGDVWVCSGQSNMEMPLAGWGKVDNYEQEIKEASYPQIRLLQAKHMAATRPQDDLVVWEGGWQVCSPQTIPEFSSTAYFFAREIYKKTGVPIGLLHTSWGGTIIEAWTSGGALKKVPQFTDAVAKIEAAAPEVKGNDGNRASVLFNAMIHPIINFRIKGVIWYQGESNADRLEQAQLYRTLFPNMINDWRNQWGQPELPFYFVQLAAFSKKGNESAMAAWPILREAQASALSLPHTGMAVAIDIGHPTDIHPKNKQDVGRRLAYIALAKDYGQKIEYSGPVVKKQVVKFNTIELTFDHAKGLDLRTSSGIAKGWLIAGADQQFHPAEVSIKGNKITVHSTNVSLPAAVRYAWADDPDVNLYNKAGLPASPFRTDKW, from the coding sequence ATGAAACGTTTATTTATGCTGGCAGCAGCCTGCTGCCTTGCGATCATGACCCAGGCCAAAATCGTATTGCCTTCTGTCTTCAGCGACAACATGGTGTTGCAGCAGAAAAGCACGGTGAAGATCTGGGGTAAGTCCGAAGCCGGAAAAACGGTAACAGTCACCACTTCCTGGAATCAGCAAACAGCCACGGCCACTGTAGACAACGAGGGCAAATGGCAGCTGACCGTAAGCACGCCTTCTTTCGGGGGGCCTTATGAAATAGTGCTGACCGATGGGGAGCCCCTGACCCTGAAAAATATCCTGATCGGGGATGTATGGGTTTGCTCGGGTCAGTCGAACATGGAAATGCCGCTGGCCGGCTGGGGAAAGGTAGATAACTACGAGCAGGAAATTAAAGAAGCCAGCTATCCGCAGATCCGCCTGCTGCAGGCCAAACATATGGCGGCTACCCGTCCCCAGGACGACCTGGTGGTATGGGAGGGCGGCTGGCAGGTTTGCTCGCCCCAGACCATCCCGGAATTTTCCTCCACCGCCTACTTCTTTGCGCGTGAGATCTATAAGAAGACCGGTGTACCCATCGGCCTCCTGCATACTTCCTGGGGCGGCACTATCATTGAAGCCTGGACCAGTGGCGGGGCGCTGAAAAAAGTTCCCCAGTTCACCGATGCTGTGGCTAAAATTGAAGCCGCAGCACCCGAAGTGAAAGGCAATGACGGCAACAGGGCTTCTGTGCTGTTCAATGCCATGATCCATCCTATTATCAATTTCCGGATCAAAGGAGTGATCTGGTACCAGGGGGAATCCAATGCTGACCGCCTGGAGCAGGCCCAGTTGTACCGCACCCTGTTTCCCAATATGATCAACGACTGGCGCAACCAGTGGGGCCAGCCGGAGCTGCCTTTCTATTTTGTGCAGCTGGCAGCCTTCAGCAAGAAAGGTAATGAAAGCGCTATGGCCGCCTGGCCCATTCTGCGGGAAGCCCAGGCCAGCGCGCTCAGTCTGCCCCATACCGGTATGGCTGTAGCTATTGATATTGGCCATCCCACAGATATCCATCCCAAGAATAAACAGGATGTGGGCAGGCGACTGGCCTATATTGCCCTGGCCAAAGATTATGGTCAGAAGATCGAGTATAGCGGACCGGTAGTGAAGAAGCAGGTGGTGAAATTCAATACCATTGAGCTGACCTTTGATCATGCCAAAGGGCTGGACCTGAGAACATCTTCAGGTATTGCCAAAGGCTGGCTGATTGCCGGCGCCGATCAGCAGTTCCATCCTGCCGAGGTGTCCATTAAAGGTAATAAGATCACGGTACACAGCACCAATGTAAGCCTGCCGGCTGCTGTACGGTATGCCTGGGCTGATGATCCCGATGTCAACCTGTACAATAAAGCAGGACTGCCCGCTTCTCCGTTCCGGACGGATAAGTGGTAG
- a CDS encoding NAD(P)-binding domain-containing protein: MIAFIGTGLLGGNFTKALLNKGETVQVWNRTADKAKALEAAGAKAFTDVAEAVKGAERIHITLSDDAVVNAVLEQAAPGFSSGATIIDHTTTSVDGAIERTAYWAGKGITYVHVPVFMGPANALESTGVMLISGDPAIAARVTPWLSSMTGQVLNFGEKTGQAAGIKLLGNMFLLTLTGGFSDMLATAKAMDIAPSAIEALFAEWNPGAQAPFRLKRILSGQYDNPSWELQMARKDARLMMAEAAKGDKELQVIPAVAKEMDKWLEKGYAHKDWGVIASGNL, translated from the coding sequence ATGATCGCATTTATAGGGACCGGCCTGTTGGGCGGCAACTTCACCAAAGCGTTGTTGAACAAAGGAGAGACCGTACAGGTCTGGAACAGGACCGCCGACAAAGCCAAAGCCCTGGAAGCCGCAGGCGCCAAAGCCTTTACCGATGTGGCGGAAGCCGTAAAAGGAGCGGAGCGGATCCACATTACCCTCTCGGACGATGCCGTTGTGAATGCCGTACTGGAACAGGCCGCCCCGGGCTTCAGCAGTGGCGCCACCATTATTGACCATACCACCACTTCCGTTGACGGCGCCATTGAACGCACTGCCTACTGGGCCGGCAAAGGGATCACCTATGTCCATGTGCCTGTTTTCATGGGACCGGCCAATGCCCTGGAAAGCACCGGTGTGATGCTGATCTCCGGCGATCCGGCCATAGCGGCGCGGGTAACGCCCTGGCTCAGCAGCATGACGGGACAGGTCCTGAACTTTGGTGAAAAGACCGGCCAGGCCGCCGGCATTAAATTACTGGGCAATATGTTCCTGCTGACCCTCACCGGTGGTTTCTCGGATATGCTGGCCACAGCCAAAGCCATGGATATTGCCCCTTCCGCCATTGAAGCCTTGTTTGCGGAATGGAATCCGGGTGCGCAGGCTCCTTTCCGTCTCAAAAGGATCCTCTCCGGTCAATACGATAATCCGTCCTGGGAATTGCAGATGGCGCGCAAAGATGCCCGTCTCATGATGGCAGAAGCCGCCAAAGGCGATAAGGAGCTGCAGGTGATCCCGGCAGTAGCCAAAGAGATGGACAAATGGCTGGAAAAAGGATATGCGCATAAAGACTGGGGCGTCATTGCTTCCGGTAACTTATAG